The following nucleotide sequence is from Candidatus Zixiibacteriota bacterium.
CGCTGTTCCGATCTGCCGACAACGGTGAGACGTGGACGGAAATGGAATCGCTTGGAAAGCACGAAACGCGGGATAAGTGGTTTCCCGGCGCCGGGGGCCTGATCGCGCACTCCATCGTTCTGCACCCTTCTATTCCGAACCGCATGTGGGTGGCAATTTCCGCCGCCGGGACATTTCGCACCGATGACGGCGGCAAATCGTGGGTGCCCAGGAACAAGGGTGTGCGCGCGGATTTTCTGCCCGATCCGTTCCCACCGGTGGGCCAGTGCGTGCACAAGCTGGTTGCCCACCCAAAACATCCTGATGTTCTGTTTCAACAGAATCACTGCGGCGTATATCGATCCGACAACGGTGGGGATGACTGGGTCGATCTGTGCGACAATCTCCCGGCCCGCTTCGGATTCCCGATGGCGGTCCATCCGCACAAGCCTCAGACCGTCTATGTCATCCCCGAAGAGTCCGACCAGGCCCGCGTCACCGTCGGCGGGCGCCTGGCAGTGTGGCGCTCCGATGATGGCGGTGCGGCCTGGCGCGAACTCAACAAAGGTCTCCCCTCCCGGGGGTCGTACCAGAATGTCCTGCGCGAAGCGATGGCGGTCGATCAACAGCCGACCGCGGGAATCTACTTCGGCACCGCCACGGGGCAGTTGTGCGGATCACTCGACGAAGGGGAAAGCTGGCAGGTGATCGCCGAATGGCTGCCGCCCATCTACTCGGTCGAAGTCGCCACGTATTAGCCCTATCCCCCGGAGATGGCGGGCATC
It contains:
- a CDS encoding exo-alpha-sialidase codes for the protein MTATGSSLAVLVGTRKGGFIFRGGIDRRSWTADEPFSKGNQVHHVAADDRSGRWFAAVSSEIWGSALWISDDRGRNWSEIKTPPRFADGDERSLKKIWNIRPGRPAEKDVIYAGVEPAALFRSADNGETWTEMESLGKHETRDKWFPGAGGLIAHSIVLHPSIPNRMWVAISAAGTFRTDDGGKSWVPRNKGVRADFLPDPFPPVGQCVHKLVAHPKHPDVLFQQNHCGVYRSDNGGDDWVDLCDNLPARFGFPMAVHPHKPQTVYVIPEESDQARVTVGGRLAVWRSDDGGAAWRELNKGLPSRGSYQNVLREAMAVDQQPTAGIYFGTATGQLCGSLDEGESWQVIAEWLPPIYSVEVATY